A stretch of the Aspergillus puulaauensis MK2 DNA, chromosome 6, nearly complete sequence genome encodes the following:
- a CDS encoding uncharacterized protein (CAZy:GH31;~COG:G;~EggNog:ENOG410PK9U;~InterPro:IPR025887,IPR000322,IPR017853,IPR011013, IPR013780;~PFAM:PF13802,PF01055;~go_function: GO:0003824 - catalytic activity [Evidence IEA];~go_function: GO:0004553 - hydrolase activity, hydrolyzing O-glycosyl compounds [Evidence IEA];~go_function: GO:0030246 - carbohydrate binding [Evidence IEA];~go_process: GO:0005975 - carbohydrate metabolic process [Evidence IEA]) — MVKFSHGCWHPAPDTLIDWAVEAVVAESRDEELHFVTSSKPINHRGDTLNNPTLTHSLSSAVDNVLHLSSTHWTRQKSVTQGPHFELFPGGKPNRASAVRTSRTTDSLSIEEGSLSASVDTRPKSFDISFHADGRLLTKLGWRSIGYVKQGTTALHPRASYLDPNKGQRWVNYQLQLGVGDKVYGLGERFGPFVKNGQSIEIWNEDGGTGSELTYKNIPFFVTSAGYGVFIPTANFISFEIQSERTTRVNISVPGESLAMYLIYGPDPKSIVERYTTITGKPALPPAWTFGLWLSTSFTTEYDEGTVTSFLDGMAERDIPVSVFHFDCFWMPGFKWCDYEFDKDYFPDAKGQLQRIKNRGIHICVWINPYIAQESSIFDEAADKGYFLKRTDGSVWQYDFWQAGMGFIDFTNPEACDWYQGKLQALVDMGVDSFKTDFGERIPTGDVVYYDGSSPVKMHNYYSFLYNKITFEVLERNFGAHKSALFARSATAGCQRFPIHWGGDPYSTFEAMAETLRGGMSLALSGFGYWAHDIGGFEGKPDPALFKRWIAFGLFSSHSRLHGSGSFRVPWLIDETGEADRVLKYFVHAKHSLMPYLYSSAIETHKTGVPMLRALFIEYPNDPIAWYQDMQYFLGDSLLVAPVFNAEGNIQYYLPKGDWYGILDGKIRTGGGYLTEKHDFSSLPVLLRPGYAIFRSLSTDLGSVVYDWSKDVILLVNWVEGMDTTARIADYEHPGEIKTALRIRDTDEGATAQVIQGSIASPMQIRFVNRRIESANVEVVDDNILRVHEGASLVSFTLN; from the exons ATGGTAAAGTTCTCGCATGGCTGCTGGCATCCAGCGCCAGACACCCTCATCGACTGGGCCGTTGAGGCAGTTGTCGCTGAGTCTCGCGACGAGGAACTGCATTTTGTCACG TCCTCAAAGCCAATCAATCACCGCGGTGATACGTTGAACAATCCGACGTTGACTCACTCCTTGAGCTCCGCAGTCGACAATGTCCTCCATCTATCCTCTACCCATTGGACGAGACAGAAAAGCGTCACTCAAGGACCGCACTTTGAGCTGTTCCCCGGAGGGAAGCCAAACCGTGCATCTGCTGTCCGTACCAGCAGAACGACAGACAGCCTGAGCATCGAAGAAGGCAGTCTGTCTGCGTCTGTGGATACGCGCCCAAAGTCGTTCGATATCAGCTTCCATGCAGATGGCAGGCTCTTGACCAAGCTGGGGTGGCGCTCGATTGGGTATGTCAAGCAAGGTACAACGGCTCTGCACCCTCGAGCAAGCTATCTCGATCCCAACAAGGGCCAGAGGTGGGTGAATTACCAGCTGCAGCTCGGGGTTGGCGACAAGGTCTACGGTCTAGGCGAGCGTTTTGGGCCTTTCGTCAAGAATGGGCAG AGCATTGAAATCTGGAACGAAGATGGTGGCACCGGATCAGAACTGACATACAAAAACATCCCCTTCTTCGTCACTTCTGCAGGCTACGGTGTCTTCATCCCTACCGCAAACTTCATCTCTTTCGAAATCCAATCCGAGCGGACAACGCGAGTCAACATATCCGTTCCTGGAGAGTCTCTAGCAATGTATCTGATCTACGGTCCAGACCCAAAGTCGATTGTAGAGCGCTATACAACAATCACGGGCAAACCGGCACTCCCTCCTGCGTGGACATTCGGGCTCTGGCTTAGCACCAGCTTTACAACCGAGTATGACGAAGGCACAGTCACATCGTTTCTGGATGGAATGGCAGAGCGCGATATTCCGGTCAGCGTGTTCCATTTCGACTGTTTCTGGATGCCCGGGTTCAAGTGGTGCGATTATGAGTTTGACAAAGATTACTTCCCAGATGCAAAGGGGCAGCTGCAGCGGATTAAGAATCGTGGAATACAT ATTTGTGTATGGATCAATCCGTACATTGCCCAGGAGAGCTCCATATTCGACGAGGCCGCAGACAAGGGCTATTTTCTCAAGAGAACAGATGGCAGCGTGTGGCAATACGACTTTTGG CAAGCCGGCATGGGATTTATCGATTTCACAAACCCAGAGGCCTGTGACTGGTATCAGGGCAAGCTCCAAGCACTCGTCGATATGGGCGTCGACTCCTTCAAG ACTGACTTTGGCGAGCGCATCCCTACTGGCGACGTCGTATACTATGATGGGTCCAGCCCCGTGAAGATGCACAATTACTACTCCTTCCTCTACAACAAGATCACCTTCGAAGTTCTAGAGAGAAACTTTGGCGCGCACAAATCAGCTCTCTTTGCTCGCTCTGCCACAGCCGGTTGCCAGCGATTCCCCATACACTGGGGCGGCGATCCGTATAGCACGTTCGAGGCCATGGCCGAAACTCTGCGCGGGGGGATGAGTTTGGCACTGTCTGGCTTTGGCTACTGGGCTCATGACATCGGTGGGTTTGAAGGCAAACCCGATCCTGCTCTGTTCAAGCGGTGGATTGCATTTGGGCTATTCTCCAGCCATTCCAGGCTACATGGCAGTGGTAGTTTCCGA GTCCCCTGGCTGATTGATGAGACTGGAGAGGCAGACAGAGTCTTGAAATACTTCGTGCACGCTAAGCACTCTCTCATGCCATATCTCTACTCCAGCGCTATTGAAACACACAAAACTGGTGTCCCCATGTTGCGTGCACTGTTCATCGAGTACCCAAACGACCCCATAGCCTGGTATCAGGATATGCAGTATTTCCTAGGCGATAGCCTCCTGGTTGCACCGGTCTTCAACGCAGAGGGCAACATCCAATACTATCTCCCCAAGGGAGACTGGTATGGTATTCTAGATGGAAAGATTCGCACTGGTGGTGGATATTTGACCGAGAAGCACGATTTCTCCTCCCTGCCTGTGCTCCTGCGTCCGGGCTATGCTATATTTCGCAGTTTAAGCACGGACTTGGGCAGCGTAGTGTACGACTGGAGCAAGGACGTGATACTGCTAGTAAACTGGGTGGAGGGAATGGACACGACAGCTCGGATTGCAGATTACGAGCATCCTGGAGAGATTAAGACTGCCCTGAGAATCCGCGACACAGATGAGGGGGCTACCGCTCAGGTTATACAGGGCAGCATTGCTTCACCCATGCAGATCAGGTTCGTGAATAGGCGTATTGAATCTGCTaatgttgaagttgttgatgataaTATTCTGCGTGTGCATGAAGGAGCTTCGCTCGTTTCGTTCACGCTGAACTAG
- a CDS encoding DUF427 domain-containing protein (COG:S;~EggNog:ENOG410PSKS;~InterPro:IPR007361,IPR038694;~PFAM:PF04248), whose amino-acid sequence MPHAIAKVGDRVIAETDSWETVEGNIYFPESSIKDRSILQSSDLSTFCPWKGYASYWSIVVDGKTNENAVWYYKEPYDAAINIKDHVAFDKKQVEITDE is encoded by the exons ATGCCCCACGCCATAGCAAAAGTAGGCGACCGTGTCATCGCTGAGACGGACTCGTGGGAGACGGTAGAGGGCAATATCTAC TTCCCAGAGTCTTCTATCAAGGATAGGAGTATTCTTCAATCCTCTGATCTGTCCACCTTTTGCCCGTGGAAAGGCTACGCTTCGTACTGGAGCATAGTTGTCGACG GGAAAACAAATGAGAATGCAGTTTGGTACTACAAAGAGCCATATGATGCCGCTATTAATATCAAGGACCATGTTGCCTTTG ATAAGAAGCAGGTGGAAATCACAGACGAATAA
- a CDS encoding uncharacterized protein (SECRETED:SignalP(1-21)) yields MFTRSWSSTMLWIVFLLGAMASPTPDLYMPLSITIWDEAGCTGNKMTTTFDPFIAPYGQDTHTTLVGASMKLSRPLSNQEQLDISTTDSVANWEDEPSYRQTSCYIFRTSFFASDTVTECVDTVWFVCLRLWRNTGLE; encoded by the exons ATGTTTACACGAAGCTGGTCTTCCACGATGCTGTGGATTGTTTTTCTATTAGGAGCTATGGCCTCTCCTACTCCAGATCTC TACATGCCACTCTCTATCACCATATGGGATGAAGCCGGATGTACAGGAAATAAGATGACGACGACTTTTGACCCATTTATAGCACCTTATGGCCAGGACACACATACAACCCTGGTGGGTGCGAGCATGAAACTATCACGACCATTGTCCAACCAGGAGCAGCTGGACATTTCGACTACTGATAGTGTTGCTAACTGGGAAGATGAACCCTCTTACCGCCAGACTTCGTGTTATATCTTTCGGACCAGTTTCTTTGCATCGGATACGGTGACGGAGTGTGTTGATACAGTATGGTTTGTGTGTCTGCGACTCTGGCGCAATACTGGTCTAGAATAG
- a CDS encoding SDR family NAD(P)-dependent oxidoreductase (COG:Q;~EggNog:ENOG410PMP0;~InterPro:IPR036291,IPR002347,IPR020904;~PFAM:PF00106,PF13561;~go_function: GO:0016491 - oxidoreductase activity [Evidence IEA];~go_process: GO:0055114 - oxidation-reduction process [Evidence IEA]): MSFATYPDLKDKVALVMGVGQTRIPGSDTWGNGAAMARLLAYSGAKIVGCDLSLPAAEYTASRIREEGGVCDVMQADVTSSSDVQKVADAVVAQYGRIDILINNVGATATGDPATMPEELWEKQLQINLTSVYLACHVVLPIMEKQGSGVVINNASIAGLRYIGKPQVAYSSAKAAVIHFTKVTAVMYAPKGVRLNSIAPGLMYTPLVESLKTSGQEEAYNKIMQQPIPLGRMGDAIDVANATAFLASDAAKYITGHNLVIDGGFTSSAVSVL; encoded by the coding sequence ATGTCCTTCGCTACATACCCCGACCTTAAGGACAAGGTCGCCCTCGTCATGGGCGTCGGCCAGACTCGCATCCCCGGCTCAGACACCTGGGGCAACGGCGCTGCCATGGCACGACTCCTCGCCTACAGCGGCGCAAAGATTGTCGGATGCGACCTCTCACTACCAGCGGCAGAGTACACCGCGAGTCGAATCCGAGAGGAGGGCGGGGTCTGCGATGTCATGCAGGCAGACGTCACCTCGTCCAGCGACGTGCAGAAGGTCGCCGACGCTGTCGTGGCGCAGTACGGGCGAATCGATATCCTGATTAACAATGTCGGGGCCACTGCCACGGGCGATCCGGCGACGATGCCTGAGGAGCTCTGGGAGAAGCAGCTGCAGATTAACCTTACGAGTGTCTACCTGGCTTGCCATGTTGTGCTGCCGATTATGGAGAAGCAGGGATCCGGGGTTGTCATTAACAATGCGTCCATCGCGGGCTTGCGGTATATTGGAAAGCCGCAGGTTGCGTATTCGTCTGCAAAGGCTGCTGTGATTCACTTTACAAAGGTCACTGCGGTCATGTATGCGCCCAAGGGCGTGCGGTTGAACTCGATCGCCCCGGGGCTCATGTACACGCCGCTGGTCGAGAGCCTGAAGACGAGCGGCCAAGAGGAGGCTTATAACAAGATCATGCAACAGCCCATTCCGCTGGGGAGAATGGGCGACGCCATTGATGTTGCCAATGCGACTGCATTCCTGGCCAGCGATGCGGCCAAGTATATTACGGGGCACAACTTGGTCATAGATGGGGGCTTTACCAGCAGTGCTGTGTCGGTGTTATAA
- a CDS encoding Zn(II)2Cys6 transcription factor (COG:S;~EggNog:ENOG410PNEC;~InterPro:IPR036864,IPR001138;~PFAM:PF00172;~go_function: GO:0000981 - DNA-binding transcription factor activity, RNA polymerase II-specific [Evidence IEA];~go_function: GO:0008270 - zinc ion binding [Evidence IEA];~go_process: GO:0006355 - regulation of transcription, DNA-templated [Evidence IEA]), whose amino-acid sequence MASHTSEELGPDHRNEPPGGKKRRHDVARQACERCRVKKTRCDEQFPCGLCRGMGIECVYSYRKQTRSEISSNALLRMLGRLECKLDNISAKTPTGYSSHAGTIPHSGTPWTADNPPPPTYVSPPAHDVVESAPSFPPSAVVPWSAHQLILWRPILPMLPDAIKAIVNEHGVDYSTALEMKRPRLPIGPRPGSRNETDLLGNLSVSMVKELCESYFSTFHLTYPMMDRTFFLRHTLPAAIKGEFGYDVESCVVLAVMALGCWSKRALGEFHEYRSQGQRKLSGSDMSYEYMGPGVEANIPGLAFFNESRKRIGWLINDNDIQSCQYYLLSSMFYAQLVRPVDWWTMANRASTCCRMFWENVPTPCDEWIVDMWSRLFWNAVMFDAILAQELKLPGGQLDELSQRVPLPTFVKLQQPAFLPMESDAEEDDSFFHYHFLAQVAHRILLTRTKSSIFFTSEYSSPSVQEELHQQLERWRNQLPTGLQFDDDHLAPLPDSPSEILVVSWLRFRYIIAKFHFGRPLLHKVISRPEDTTDAELRRCAEVFDQIFQWEPIIRVIAVMPSCMPLKFQISSQLFSHIILVWCFRHCADPRVQQVVPSRYRSWCNFALGFLQETAYSGPTLAKDAEIATILCQDLIY is encoded by the exons ATGGCTAGTCACACCAGCGAGGAACTGGGTCCGGACCACCGCAACGAGCCGCCGGGGGGAAAGAAGCGGCGCCACGACGTCGCCAGGCAG GCCTGTGAGCGCTGTCGCGTGAAGAAGACTCGCTGCGACGAGCAGTTCCCTTGTGGGCTGTGTCGGGGAATGGGGATCGAGTGTGTCTACAGCTACCGCAAACAGACTCG TAGCGAGATCTCCTCGAACGCCCTGCTCCGAATGCTGGGACGCCTGGAATGCAAGCTTGATAATATTTCCGCAAAGACGCCTACTGGCTACTCCTCCCATGCTGGCACTATCCCACACTCAGGCACGCCCTGGACAGCAGACAACCCTCCACCACCTACCTACgtttctcctccagcccatGATGTCGTCGAGAGTGCGCCCAGCTTCCCTCCGTCCGCCGTCGTCCCCTGGAGTGCGCACCAGCTCATCCTGTGGAGGCCGATCCTCCCGATGCTGCCGGACGCGATCAAGGCGATTGTCAACGAGCACGGCGTAGACTACTCGACAGCgctggagatgaagagaccCCGTCTGCCCATAGGACCGCGACCAGGCAGCAGGAACGAGACGGACTTGCTGGGGAATCTCAGCGTGTCGATGGTGAAGGAGCTGTGTGAATCGTACTTTTCCACATTCCACCTCACATACCCGATGATGGACCGCACATTCTTCCTGCGCCATACGCTGCCTGCGGCTATCAAGGGCGAGTTTGGATACGACGTCGAGAGCTGTGTTGTGCTGGCTGTGATGGCCCTGGGCTGCTGGTCCAAGCGGGCTCTGGGGGAGTTCCACGAGTATCGTTCCCAGGGCCAGCGCAAGCTATCAGGGAGCGATATGAGCTATGAGTACATGGGGCCTGGCGTTGAAGCAAATATCCCTGGGCTCGCCTTCTTTAATGAGTCTAGGAAACGCATTGGTTGGCTGATCAACGACAATGACATACAGAGCTGCCAGTACTATCTATTGTCGAG TATGTTCTATGCACAACTGGTGCGGCCTGTCGACTGGTGGACAATGGCCAACCGAGCCAGCACCTGCTGTCGCATGTTCTGGGAGAA TGTTCCCACGCCCTGCGACGAGTGGATTGTAGATATGTGGTCGCGTCTGTTCTGGAACGCCGTCATGTTCGATGCTATCCTGGCGCAGGAGCTGAAGCTCCCTGGAGGccagctcgacgagctcTCGCAGCGAGTCCCCTTGCCCACGTTTGTCAAGTTGCAGCAGCCTGCATTCCTACCGATGGAGTCGGATGCTGAAGAGGACGATTCGTTCTTCCATTATCACTTTCTGGCGCAGGTCGCCCACCGGATCCTCTTGACGAGGACCAagtctagtatattttttacCA GTGAATATTCATCACCTTCAGTACAGGAAGAACTGCACCAGCAGCTCGAGAGATGGCGAAACCAACTGCCCACGGGTCTTCAATTCGACGACGACCATCTGGCTCCATTGCCTGACTCCCCCAGTGAGATTCTCGTCGTCTCCTGGCTTCGCTTCCGGTATATCATAGCCAAGTTCCACTTTGGGAGACCTTTACT CCACAAAGTCATCAGCCGGCCAGAGGACACGACAGATGCCGAACTGCGCAGATGTGCAGAAGTGTTTGACCAGATCTTCCAGTGGGAGCCCATCATCAGAGTCATCGCAGTGATGCCGAGCTGTATGCCGTTGAAGTTCCAAATATCCTCACA ACTCTTCAGCCACATCATCCTTGTATGGTGCTTCCGACACTGCGCCGATCCCAGAGTACAACAGGTTGTGCCCTCGCGATATCGATCGTGGTGTAACTTTGCGCTTGGATTCCTGCAGGAGACTGCGTATTCCGGGCCCACGCTGGCGAAGGATGCAGAGATTGCAACGATTTTATGCCAGGACTTGATCTACTAG
- a CDS encoding putative salicylate hydroxylase (COG:C;~EggNog:ENOG410QEGA;~InterPro:IPR036188,IPR002938;~PFAM:PF01494,PF07992;~go_function: GO:0071949 - FAD binding [Evidence IEA]) encodes MKVIIVGAGIAGLAAGIGLRRKGHDVKIFERSSLLREVGAAINVCPNASLVLAQWDFDVKRARMVEARRHMLISGTSLDTMSGVQYPDFTGLYGGPWLLAHRVDLHSELRRVATDPAGLGRPVDIILRAEVVDYDTDKGSITLANGSSHKADLVVAADGVHSSALRHVTGQETPVVSTGWAVFRFLLAVEELRADPDIAPLLEDGATKIEDGLMKIFAVEGHMRRLVCNNIQNFVAVHEDRETGDHEREDWHRSAEVEDVLSYFGDFHPDVLKIIRKATSITRWPLLHRDPISTLSKGCLLLIGDAAHPMLPHQGQGGAQAIEDAAALGEVFADLPADPPRDEIRRRLELFEKIRLKRVSAMQMLSLAGQDQAFRVREQAQQYMPDGVSVPTNQSEFWDHNFGYDVIEDSQRQLQTYLKSKPNVASL; translated from the exons ATGAAAGTCATTATTGTGGGAGCTGGTATTGCtggtcttgctgctggaatTGGTCTCCGCCGCAAGGGCCACGACGTCAAG ATATTTGAACGCTCGAGCTTGCTCCGCGAGGTTGGGGCAGCAATTAATGTTTGCCCTAATGCCTCCCTTGTCCTTGCGCAATGGGATTTCGATGTAAAGAGAGCTCGAATGGTAGAGGCACGTCGGCATATGTTGATATCAGGCACCTCGCTTGACACCATGTCTGGAGTGCAATATCCCGACTTTACTGGTTTGTACGGTGGTCCCTGGCTTCTCGCACATCGAGTCGATCTGCATTCAGAGCTACGACGCGTAGCCACTGATCCTGCAGGATTGGGAAGGCCTGTAGATATTATCCTGCGTGCAGAGGTTGTTGACTACGATACTGACAAGGGGTCTATTACACTCGCAAATGGCTCGAGTCACAAGGCTGATCTGGTTGTGGCAGCGGATGGTGTGCATTCTTCTGCTCTCCGCCATGTTACCGGCCAGGAAACCCCTGTTGTATCTACAGGCTGGGCTGTCTTTCGGTTTTTGTTGGCCGTTGAAGAGCTGCGGGCGGATCCTGATATAGCTCCCCTGCTTGAAGACGGTGCCACGAAAATTGAGGACGGCCTGATGAAGATATTCGCCGTCGAGGGACACATGAGACGCCTGGTTTG TAACAATATCCAGAACTTCGTCGCTGTGCACGAAGAcagagagacaggagacCATGAACGCGAAG ACTGGCATCGTTCTGCTGAGGTCGAGGACGTGCTCTCCTACTTTGGCGACTTCCACCCTGATGTTTTGAAGATTATCAG AAAAGCGACAAGCATCACGCGGTGGCCACTGTTGCACCGTGATCCCATTTCAACGTTGAGCAAAGGCTGTCTGCTGCTCATCGGCGACGCAGCGCACCCCATGCTTCCTC atcaaggccaagggGGTGCTCAAGCGATCGAGGATGCAGCAGCACTGGGTGAGGTATTCGCAGACCTTCCGGCTGATCCCCCGAGAGACGAAATACGCAGGAGGCTTGAACTGTTCGAGAAGATACGCCTCAAACGGGTCTCAGCAATGCAAATGCTGTCACTCGCCGGACAGGATCAGGCATTTAGGGTGCGTGAACAGGCGCAGCAGTATATGCCCGACGGTGTCAGTGTGCCGACAAACCAGTCGGAGTTTTGGGACCATAATTTTGGCTACGACGTTATTGAGGATAGTCAGCGGCAGTTGCAGACTTATCTGAAGAGTAAACCCAATGTTGCTTCGTTATGA
- a CDS encoding uncharacterized protein (COG:Q;~EggNog:ENOG410PJH7;~InterPro:IPR036188,IPR032710;~PFAM:PF07992,PF13738,PF13450), giving the protein MTVSQANGPVNVPLGKFPATAPSNLLPSDADALAQGVVNRVNDALAKRDFKAVAALFFTDGYWRDHLCLSWDLHTAKGRDSIASFLDANCSRSLQLDIDRSSDFRRPVACALDGLGNSHGIQFFTTIDLECGRGRGVVRLAQEDGEWKILTFFASLLELKGHEEPLNGRRSKGVEHGGRPDRKNWQERRETDAEFGETEPAVLVIGAGQGGLTAAARLKMLDVDTLVIDQNDRIGDNWRQRYHQLVLHDPVWYDHMPYINFPPHWPVFTPKDKLAEFFEAYAKLLELNVWTRTTLKSPSWNGKQWTVVLERRNPDNTVSTRTVHPRHIVQATGHSGEKYIPPLAGLDSFKGDRICHSSDFKGALHANKGKKAVVIGSCNSGHDIAQDFYEKGYDVTMVQRSTTCVISSEAITDIGLKGLYDEDGPPTEDADLWFWGMPAELLKTQQIGVTAVENDHDREKITGLEKAGFKVDNGPNGAGLLLKYFQRGGGYYIDVGASQLIIDGHIKIKQGVEISQVLAHGLKFADGTELQADEVILATGYQNMRTQTRRLFGDETADSVGDVWGFDENSEMRGIWRPSGHRGLWFMGGNLAVSRYYSRILGLQIKAAELGYR; this is encoded by the exons ATGACCGTCTCCCAAGCCAATGGCCCCGTCAATGTACCACTTGGGAAGTTCCCAGCGACTGCACCGTCCAATCTACTGCCCTCAGACGCAGATGCACTGGCCCAGGGCGTAGTAAATAGAGTCAATGACGCCCTGGCAAAGCGAGACTTCAAGGCCGTCGCGGCACTGTTCTTTACAGACGGCTACTGGAGAGACCACCTGTGCCTCTCTTGGGATCTTCACACAGCAAAAGGGCGAGACAGCATTGCCAGCTTCCTCGACGCCAATTGCAGCCGCTCGTTGCAGCTGGACATTGATCGATCCTCAGACTTTCGACGCCCGGTTGCTTGTGCTCTCGATGGACTGGGAAACTCCCACGGCATCCAATTCTTCACGACGATCGACCTGGAATGCGGCAGGGGCCGTGGGGTCGTGCGACTTGCCCAGGAGGACGGGGAGTGGAAGATCCTCACATTCTTCGCCTCGTTGCTGGAGCTCAAGGGGCACGAGGAGCCACTCAATGGGCGTCGCAGCAAGGGGGTTGAGCACGGCGGTCGTCCTGACCGAAAGAACTGGCAGGAGAGACGCGAGACTGACGCTGAATTCGGCGAAACGGAGCCTGCTGTGCTGGTTATTG GCGCCGGCCAAGGAGGCTTGACGGCCGCTGCCAGGCTGAAGATGCTCGATGTCGACACTCTTGTCATTGACCAGAATGACCGGATTGGCGATAACTGGCGCCAGCGATACCACCAGCTTGTCCTGCACGATCCGGTGTGGTATGACCATATGCCCTACATCAACTTCCCGCCGCACTGGCCGGTCTTCACCCCCAAGGACAAGCTCGCCGAGTTCTTTGAAGCGTACGCcaagctgctggagctgaatGTCTGGACTCGCACGACACTCAAGTCGCCAAGCTGGAATGGGAAGCAGTGGACTGTCGTTCTGGAGCGTCGGAATCCGGACAACACTGTGTCGACGAGGACTGTACATCCCCGGCATATCGTCCAGGCTACGGGACATTCAGGCGAGAAGTACATTCCACCCCTGGCCGGTCTTGACAGCTTCAAGGGCGATCGCATCTGTCACAGTTCCGATTTTAAAGGTGCCTTGCATGCAAATAAAGGGAAGAAAGCTGTCGTGATCGGGTCGTGCAACTCCGGCCACGATATTGCCCAGGATTTCTACGAGAAGGGCTATGATGTTACGATGGTCCAGCGCAGCACGACGTGTGTGATTTCGTCCGAAGCGATCACTGATATTGGCCTCAAGGGCCTCTATGACGAGGATGGTCCTCCCACTGAGGATGCAGACTTGTGGTTCTGGGGCATGCCAGCGGAGCTGCTCAAGACACAGCAGATAGGTGTCACTGCGGTCGAAAATGACCATGATCGAGAAAAGATTACAGGGCTCGAGAAAGCAGGGTTCAAAGTAGACAACGGACCTAACGGGGCAGGGCTGTTGCTCAAGTACTTCCAGCGCGGAGGAGGATACTACATCGACGTTGGAGCCAGCCAGCTGATCATCGACGGGCATATCAAGATCAAGCAGGGAGTAGAAATCAGTCAAGTCCTCGCTCATGGCCTGAAATTCGCCGATGGTACTGAGCTCCAGGCCGACGAGGTTATTCTTGCAACGGGGTACCAGAACATGCGCACGCAGACACGACGTCTCTTTGGCGACGAGACGGCCGACTCGGTTGGCGATGTCTGGGGGTTCGACGAGAACAGCGAGATGAGAGGCATCTGGCGGCCATCAGGACACCGGGGACTGTGGTTTATGGGAGGGAATCTGGCAGTGTCGCGGTATTACTCGCGGATTCTGGGCCTGCAGATAAAGGCGGCCGAGCTTGGTTATAGATAG